The Klebsiella sp. RHBSTW-00484 genome includes a window with the following:
- the radC gene encoding RadC family protein, with protein sequence MEQQLPLFARELPSADQLTVREALTLLEGQLREPGASFTSGNAVRDWLRLHLATQERESLMVLWLDNQHRLIACDTLFLGTINSITVHPREVVKAGLHHNAAAALLAHNHPSGEAEPSQADRLITGRLKQALELVDIRLLDHLVVGGMDIVSFAERGWL encoded by the coding sequence ATGGAACAACAGTTACCGCTGTTTGCCCGTGAATTACCCTCTGCCGACCAGCTGACGGTCAGGGAAGCCTTAACCCTGCTGGAAGGGCAGCTCCGTGAACCCGGTGCGTCATTTACGTCCGGCAATGCCGTGCGCGACTGGCTGCGCCTGCATCTGGCCACGCAGGAGAGGGAGTCGCTGATGGTGCTGTGGCTGGACAACCAGCACCGCCTCATCGCCTGCGATACGCTTTTTCTCGGCACCATCAACAGCATTACCGTCCATCCACGGGAGGTCGTGAAGGCCGGACTTCACCACAACGCTGCCGCCGCGCTACTCGCGCACAATCATCCTTCCGGAGAGGCTGAACCCAGTCAGGCCGACCGGCTGATTACCGGACGCCTGAAACAGGCCCTGGAGCTGGTCGATATTCGCCTGCTGGACCACCTGGTGGTTGGCGGGATGGATATAGTGTCTTTTGCCGAACGCGGCTGGCTGTAA
- a CDS encoding DUF987 domain-containing protein, producing the protein MKIISKRQVMAIYRQHPQSRLFRFCTGKYLWSGSICHYAGREVQDICGVLAVFAERRQDRNGPYVVLRSVTLN; encoded by the coding sequence ATGAAGATTATCAGCAAACGCCAGGTGATGGCGATATACCGCCAGCATCCGCAGTCGCGGCTGTTCCGCTTCTGTACAGGGAAATACCTGTGGTCCGGTAGCATCTGCCACTATGCCGGACGGGAGGTGCAGGATATCTGCGGTGTGCTCGCCGTATTCGCTGAACGCCGCCAGGACCGCAACGGCCCGTATGTTGTCCTGCGCAGCGTTACCCTGAATTAA
- a CDS encoding type IV toxin-antitoxin system YeeU family antitoxin, with protein MQSSTNVANHDIAAPWWGLKPAAIPCFGARLVQEGNRLHYLADRASITGTFSESDLRHLDQAFPLLLKQLELMLTSGELTPRHQHGVTLYAKGLTCEADTLGSCGYVYLAIYATPPVAQPGGE; from the coding sequence ATGCAAAGCTCAACAAATGTAGCAAATCACGATATTGCCGCCCCCTGGTGGGGACTTAAGCCTGCAGCTATCCCGTGTTTTGGCGCACGACTGGTACAGGAGGGCAACCGGCTGCATTACCTGGCTGATCGCGCCAGCATCACCGGTACCTTCAGCGAATCAGACCTGCGCCATCTGGACCAGGCATTTCCACTGCTGTTGAAACAACTTGAGTTAATGCTCACCAGCGGTGAACTCACTCCCCGACATCAGCACGGCGTCACGCTCTACGCAAAAGGACTGACCTGCGAGGCAGACACCCTCGGCTCCTGCGGATACGTTTATCTTGCGATTTATGCGACGCCACCTGTGGCACAACCCGGAGGAGAATAG
- a CDS encoding TA system toxin CbtA family protein, with protein sequence MQTLPTIPTRKVSSHPSPVEIWQQLLTYLLERHYGLSLNDTQFGDSNVIQQHIDAGISLADALNFLVEKSELVRIDRPGFSIQHQSPFISAIDILRARKATGLMQRTGYKAVTCAISGQSSRGQQ encoded by the coding sequence ATGCAAACCTTACCCACCATCCCGACGAGGAAGGTATCGTCACACCCGTCGCCGGTAGAAATCTGGCAGCAACTTCTTACTTATCTGCTGGAAAGGCATTACGGCCTTTCGCTTAACGACACACAGTTTGGTGATAGTAATGTGATTCAGCAGCATATTGACGCCGGGATTTCACTGGCAGATGCACTCAATTTTCTCGTTGAAAAATCTGAACTGGTTCGAATTGATCGCCCCGGTTTCTCCATTCAGCATCAGTCTCCGTTCATCAGCGCTATTGACATACTCCGGGCCAGAAAGGCCACCGGCCTGATGCAACGTACCGGCTATAAGGCGGTGACTTGCGCCATCAGTGGGCAGTCATCCAGGGGGCAGCAATGA
- a CDS encoding DUF5983 family protein translates to MKLSLTVEADTVNVLALNGGRIAVDLDGIELAALIDVVNDNGYSLRIADAPGKLVVEDQLPRTARLNGIQCSTAHITCEDNAILDQVTLQRHEGGNSDWILYTGYGYLLRLNARLYPVLELKRLGLSKGCRRLVTTLIRRYGIDMLHLDAAGDLLPGFSTFDG, encoded by the coding sequence ATGAAGCTGTCCCTGACGGTGGAAGCCGATACCGTTAATGTACTGGCCCTTAATGGGGGCCGGATCGCCGTCGATCTCGATGGTATTGAGCTGGCTGCGCTGATTGATGTGGTCAATGATAACGGTTACTCGCTTCGTATTGCTGATGCCCCCGGGAAGTTGGTTGTTGAAGATCAGCTACCACGTACCGCCCGTCTGAATGGGATCCAGTGCAGTACCGCTCATATCACGTGTGAGGATAACGCTATTCTCGACCAGGTCACTCTTCAACGCCACGAAGGCGGCAACAGTGACTGGATACTGTACACCGGCTACGGTTACCTGCTCAGACTTAATGCTCGCTTATACCCAGTGCTGGAACTAAAGAGATTGGGGCTTTCAAAGGGCTGCCGTCGGTTAGTGACCACACTGATACGACGTTACGGGATCGATATGCTACATCTGGATGCAGCGGGTGACCTGTTGCCGGGTTTTAGCACCTTCGACGGGTAG
- a CDS encoding DUF4942 domain-containing protein translates to MSELTITRPEVLTDHTDIICSTSIERIVTGRNAALEQIKTLIRQLADISTLTSSIGGGDAKDWGMRQYRYDCWLMEDTDTAMKAITRSIDRDIWRELMQRSGMLSLMDAQARDEWHNSLEKDDIPAISEENILSTFKQLHLNKGEVFERGVINVFKGLSWNFKTNSPCRFGGKIIVTGLVKYDRWGFGLNWGWQRDRLADLERMLMLLDGKPVPDNRDDVTRRLGDHIHENRHGNHYEDEMFTIKYFQKGTAHISFKRPELLDKMNDIVAKHFPSMLPARS, encoded by the coding sequence ATGTCAGAACTCACCATCACCAGACCCGAAGTTTTAACCGACCATACCGATATAATTTGCTCCACCAGCATTGAACGTATCGTCACCGGACGTAACGCTGCGCTGGAGCAGATTAAGACACTGATACGCCAGCTTGCCGACATCTCGACGCTGACCAGCAGCATCGGTGGTGGGGATGCAAAGGACTGGGGAATGCGACAATACCGTTATGACTGCTGGCTGATGGAGGACACTGATACGGCTATGAAAGCCATTACCCGCAGCATCGATCGCGATATCTGGCGAGAGCTGATGCAACGGTCCGGAATGCTCTCACTTATGGACGCTCAGGCGCGCGACGAGTGGCACAACAGCCTGGAGAAAGACGATATTCCTGCTATCAGCGAAGAAAATATCCTTAGCACTTTTAAACAATTACATCTGAATAAAGGTGAAGTTTTTGAACGTGGCGTGATTAACGTGTTTAAAGGTCTGAGCTGGAATTTTAAGACAAACAGCCCTTGTAGGTTTGGCGGGAAAATCATCGTGACGGGACTGGTCAAATATGACCGGTGGGGATTTGGTTTGAACTGGGGGTGGCAGCGTGATCGCCTGGCTGACCTTGAGCGCATGCTGATGCTTCTCGATGGAAAACCTGTCCCCGACAACCGCGACGATGTTACCCGTCGACTGGGAGACCATATCCATGAAAATAGGCACGGCAATCATTATGAGGATGAGATGTTTACTATTAAGTACTTTCAGAAGGGAACAGCGCATATCAGCTTCAAAAGGCCAGAACTGCTTGATAAAATGAACGACATTGTCGCGAAGCATTTTCCTTCGATGTTACCCGCTCGTTCCTGA